The Acidicapsa ligni DNA window AACGCGCGTGTATTTGCGACTGGCGGAATACAGCGCCGTAATCGCAAGATAGGTCGCAATGCCCGCAACTCTGGCCCATCCTCCCGCGATAATCGCCGCGATGGGTAACACGATCTGGATGGCAAATCCCAGGCATGCGAGAAGCGTAACCGGCACCTTGTACCGGTACAGGGCAAACATATTTTTTTCGACGTTGCGCACCACGCCCCATGCTCCATGAGACCAGCGGACTGAGGCCAGTCCGGGGCCGAGCACGACTCGCTGGCGATAGCCTGCATGTTTCAGCTTCCAGCCAAAGCACAGGTCTTCGAGCACCTCCATATGCAACGCGCCAAACCCACCCAAGGCCTCATAGGTACTTCGACGCACAAGATTGAAGGCTCCAACGCCAATAAAATCACGGGCCTTCGGATCGGCCACACGCCACAGCCGCACCGTCCATATGGAGAGAGCATAGATAGCTCCAAACATGGCCGCCTCGCCAACAGTCTTCATGACGAACTCCGGCATCAGAACCAGATGGTCTGAACCCAGATGATCGGACGGCCTGCCGAGTGCATAACGCAGCGCCAGAGTCATCGTCTGTGGAGCGAAAAACACGTCGCCGTCAGTGAAGAGAATCCAGTCCGCCCGGGCAAGCTCAGCGGCACAGGCAAGCGCATGTGGCTTACCCAGCCAGCCCTCGGGAAGCACCTGGATATGCAATGCCTGAAGCGTGTGCCCTCCGGTTCCGGAGCCAACCTCAGCCTCAATCCGAGAGATGATTGCGCCGGTGCTATCCGTCGAACGATCGTTCACCGCGATGATCTGCAGCCGAACCCCCTCGGAAGCCAGCAGCGAGCGCAGCGTGGCCTCAATTGAAGCCTCCTCGTTGCAGGCAGGCACAACGACCGTGAGGTGGGGAGCTTCAATGTCTTTCAGTATTGGACTTGTCAGAGCCGGACTTGTCAGAACGGGATTTGCCAAAACGGGCAGCGAATCAGGTGGAATGAGATTGAGATTGTCCAGTTCAGAAAAGTGAAGCATCCATTGGATGGTCTTCCAGAGCCAGCCGAGGGCCAGCAATGAGGCCAGAACAAGGAAAATCCAACCCCGGATAATCGTCAAAGTCACAACTTTATTATCGACGCTCCGGCTACATCCAGCCGAAAGCCTCCGTTATTCGTTGGGAGGGGTCGCAGGGGGCGTCGCAGGCTGGCCCGGCTGACCGTTATTCTGCAACTGCTGTTGCAGTTGCTGCTGCCGCTGCTGCATCTCTTCCATGACCTGTTGAGGAGTACGGCCCGAGCCAGGCTGTTGCGGGGGTGTTGTAAAAGGTCGCCGATTTGGCGGCTGATCCCCGGGCTGCTCCGGCGGCTCCGGATCCTCAGGCGCTTCTTCATCGTTGCCTTGCTGCGGAGCCTGTGCCTGCGACGGATTGCCCGCCGGAAGGTTTCCCTTCGCAGTCAGAACAAGCTCGCGAGGCTCTCCCTGGCCTTTATCGCCGATCATGATTACGTTGTAACCGGAGCCATCCAGCAGCTTTTCAAGCACATCCCGGGCTGGCGCCGGTCCATAATTACCAAAAACGCGCTGATCCTTGGACATGCCATCCATCTGAACGCCCGTGGCCGTAGAGATGTCGCGAAGAATCTGCAGCAGGCTGGAGTTTGTAGCCGTCACACTGAGCACACGGCCATCCCAGCCCACGGCAGCAGGTTGAGGCTGATTATTCGCTGGCCAGTTCGGCGGCGGTGGCGGAGGTGGAGGCTGAAAAGCTACCACTGGAGGCGCGGGATCGGGCTTTTTCTTGTGTTTCTTACTGACATGCTTCACAGTCGCAGGAGCCTGCACCGTCGGAGCTTTGCCGGATGCAGCTGTATTCGGCGCTGGAGTGCCCTGGGCAAGCAGGCTTGCAGCGCAAAAAAACACGCTCGCGGCCGCAATCGCCATTCCGCATTGCCGAAAACCCGATGCTGAACTGAAACCGAACGCCATCTACCGCTTCTCTCCGGACTGAGTCCAATCAAGGCAGCATCTCGCCGCAACTTGCCGGGCAGACGCAGCCGTACCACTCACTGTACTAGACTAACAATGTTTCGCGAACGCTCATCGAGAGCAGCGCGGGGAGTAGCAGCGTTGGCACCAGAATCGCCGCAAGGCTTGTTTCAAAATGGAATTCGGACACGATTTAGCAGCGTTCGCGCCGCAGCAACAGCCAGCATTGGACTATTCACGCTGGCCCTACTGTTTGCGCCTTTACAGGCCGCAGCCCTGAGCTGCACCACTCAGGCCGAGTTGTCCCCCGCAGACCGCGACGCCCTGCTGGCAGCGGCCAATCCTCTGGCAGCCGCAGTCGCAAGCCAGAATATGGACCTGCTGCAGTCTTCCCTGCTGCCCAGTGTCACCGGCGATTGGGAAAGCCTGCGCGGTGTGGCAGAGTCGGCAAAATCGCTCCTGCAAGGTGGGCAACTGCAATGGCGCAACGGCTATCTGCTGGACGCGACAGACATGAAAGCCCCGGCCGACGCGCAGTTTTTTTGCACCAATACGGACAATTCCATGACCGTAACGGTGAACCTGCACGCCTTGCCGCCGGGGAAATACGCGTTGGTGCTCGGCGACTTCACCGGCAATCCGCTGACCGGCCAACTGGGCATGATCCTTGGATTTGACACCAAGTGGAAGCTCGGCGGATTGTTTGTTCGCGAAGGCGCCCTCGGTGGCCATGACGGCGTCTGGTACTGGAGCCATGCCCGCGAAGAAATGAAAGCCAAGCACACCTGGGCTGCGTGGTTCGACTACGACGTGGCGCGCTGGCTGCTGCTGCCTGTGGATTTTCTCTCTTCGCCAAACCTCGACAAGCTGAACACAGAGCAGTTGCAGATGACGGCTCCCTCTGACAGCCTGCCTCTCACCGTTGCATCCACAGCAGCGTCGGACGCGGGCAAAAGCTGGAAGATAACCGGGCTTCGCCTCGACACCACACTCCACCAGCCAGACCTCGGCCTCACCTATGAGAGCACCGGCCTCACCGATCCAACGGCGTCGCGCGCTGAAGCGCTTGGAGTTATGAGCGGCCTGCTGCACACGTACCCGGAGTTGCGCGCAAACTTCCAGGGGCTATGGGCCTATGCGGAAAAAGACGGCAAGCGCACGTACGCCATCGAAATTCCAATGCATGACATTCCTTAGCTCGCAGCGAACTTCAAGACACGCCGCGACAGGAGCAGCCGCTTGACGCAAAGAGAATATCCAGCCACCCCGCTGGTAGGCGTAGGCGGCGTTGTTTTCGACTTCGAAGGCCGTGTCCTGCTGATCCGTCGCGGCACCGAGCCTCGCAAAGGATTGTGGTCCATTCCCGGCGGGCTGGTCGAACTGGGGGAATCTCTCACCGACGCCCTCAAGCGCGAGATTGCAGAAGAATCCGGCCTCATCGTGGAACCTGTCGCCATCATCGAAGTTGTCGACCGTATCTATACCGACGAATCAGCCCAGGGCGGGCGCGTTCGCTTCCATTACGTCATCGTGGACTATCTCTGCCGCATCGTTGGCGGAGAAGCCAAAGCCGGTGATGACGCGGCTGAAATAAGCTGGGCAGATAGAGCAGAATGGAATAGAACCAACCTTTATGGCTTGGAATCCATCACAGTCAAAGTAATAGAAAATGGCTGGAAGATGGCGTATGCGAGTGGCGAATCGGCGTAGAGGAAGTCTGTTCTGGGGATTAGTGGCTGCGACCATACTGCTGGTCCTCGTCTCCGCAACGACACTTTACCTTCAGCCGCTGTGGGTCTTTAACAAAATCCAGAGAATTCGATTGAAGGTTGAAGGCGTCACCGATCACGAAGTTCTGATCGGTGGCCATCGCATTCATTACTACGTTCGCGGGCCTGTCTGGGGACCACCCGTTGTGCTCGTTCATGGATTGGGCGGCCGCGCGGAGGACTGGGGCAACCTGCTGCCCTATCTGATTCGTGCCGGATACCGCGTTTACACACCCGATCTGCTGGGATTCGGTCAGTCCGAGGAGCCTCCTAACGCCAGCTACTCCATCGCGGAACAGGCCCGGGTCGTCGTCCGATTCATTGACGCCATGGGGCTCAAGCAGACCGACCTCGTAGGCTGGTCGATGGGTGGGTGGATCGCGCAAAAAGTCGCGGTCGATCATCCGGAAAGAGTCCGCCGGTTGGTGTTGATGGACAGTGCCGGATTGTCGATGCCGCCATCCTGGGACACCAGGCTCTTCACGCCAAATTCGAGAGAAGACCTCGAACAACTCGACGCGCTTCTGATGCCCCATCCGCCGCGCATACCGGAGTTCCTGGTCGCGGACATACTGCGTGTTTCGCATAAACACCGCTGGGTTATCGAACGCGCGATGGCTTCCATGCTGACCGCAAAAGATGTCATGGATGCACAGTTGCCGTCACTCCAGATGCCGGTGTTGATTCTTTGGGGAGATCAGGACCAGATCACGCCGCTCAGCGAAGGCCGCGCTATCCACGCGCTGATTTCACACTCACGGCTGTCGGTAGCAAGAGATTGCGGGCATCTCGCGCCGGAAGAGTGCGCCGATCGCTTCGGTCCGGAGATGGCCGCATTTCTGCAGGCTACTACAGAGTTATCGCCGGGCGAGAGTGTTATGAGCGGCCAATAACAGCGATAACAATTCCTTACTCGCCGGACTTCCAGATATAAGCATCCTTCTGCGGAAGTCCGATGTGAGCAAGCACCCGATAGACAAACTGGCGCGCCATTTCTGTTGAATCAATCGGCTTGTTATAGAAGGCAGGAATCACCGGAAAGATCACCGCTCCTGCATCCGAAGCTAACTGCATGTTGCGCAGATGGATTCGACTGAACGGCGTCTCGCGCACGCATAGAATCAGGGGCCGGCGCTCTTTGAGAGTGACGTCGGCGGCACGGGCAATGAGTGTTTCAGCCATGCCATTGGCAATGCTCGCCAGTGTTCCCATGCTGCATGGCAGCACAATCATGCCGTTGGATGGATAACTTCCACTGGCGATGGGCGCGCCGATATC harbors:
- a CDS encoding NUDIX hydrolase, giving the protein MTQREYPATPLVGVGGVVFDFEGRVLLIRRGTEPRKGLWSIPGGLVELGESLTDALKREIAEESGLIVEPVAIIEVVDRIYTDESAQGGRVRFHYVIVDYLCRIVGGEAKAGDDAAEISWADRAEWNRTNLYGLESITVKVIENGWKMAYASGESA
- a CDS encoding alpha/beta fold hydrolase, translated to MRVANRRRGSLFWGLVAATILLVLVSATTLYLQPLWVFNKIQRIRLKVEGVTDHEVLIGGHRIHYYVRGPVWGPPVVLVHGLGGRAEDWGNLLPYLIRAGYRVYTPDLLGFGQSEEPPNASYSIAEQARVVVRFIDAMGLKQTDLVGWSMGGWIAQKVAVDHPERVRRLVLMDSAGLSMPPSWDTRLFTPNSREDLEQLDALLMPHPPRIPEFLVADILRVSHKHRWVIERAMASMLTAKDVMDAQLPSLQMPVLILWGDQDQITPLSEGRAIHALISHSRLSVARDCGHLAPEECADRFGPEMAAFLQATTELSPGESVMSGQ
- a CDS encoding UbiX family flavin prenyltransferase is translated as METVNLIVAITGASGSVFGRELLVALEADERVGRVHFVASENSLRVMAEELGLSGRNNLVEKLLGCASSKTVQLSEQDIGAPIASGSYPSNGMIVLPCSMGTLASIANGMAETLIARAADVTLKERRPLILCVRETPFSRIHLRNMQLASDAGAVIFPVIPAFYNKPIDSTEMARQFVYRVLAHIGLPQKDAYIWKSGE
- a CDS encoding glycosyltransferase, whose translation is MTLTIIRGWIFLVLASLLALGWLWKTIQWMLHFSELDNLNLIPPDSLPVLANPVLTSPALTSPILKDIEAPHLTVVVPACNEEASIEATLRSLLASEGVRLQIIAVNDRSTDSTGAIISRIEAEVGSGTGGHTLQALHIQVLPEGWLGKPHALACAAELARADWILFTDGDVFFAPQTMTLALRYALGRPSDHLGSDHLVLMPEFVMKTVGEAAMFGAIYALSIWTVRLWRVADPKARDFIGVGAFNLVRRSTYEALGGFGALHMEVLEDLCFGWKLKHAGYRQRVVLGPGLASVRWSHGAWGVVRNVEKNMFALYRYKVPVTLLACLGFAIQIVLPIAAIIAGGWARVAGIATYLAITALYSASRKYTRVPPAYVLLYPLAASLLLFAMLRSMILALVRGGVIWRGTLYPLKNLRAHAGKFW